TGAACCTCGGGTCCGTAAGAAACAGAGCGTCATGAACCAAGCGAGATGATGTTCGCCAAAAGTTCCTCCTTGGAGTATTCTCACGCACAAACCATGCGATGACGCCTCTACGCCGCACCGTCGCGGCGAAGATCGCCGCAACTTGATCCAATGAGGCATGTTTCTCCAATCCCCCGTCATCGAAATGATCGGGGTTGTACTGATGCCATGTCTATCCACCGCTTTCTGCCGGCGAGAAGGAACCAATCCATTTCTCGCTGGTCGTGAACGCCTCGCATCTCTTGTCGAGCGCCCGGTAGCTCTCGCGCAAATCGGCCATGAAACGGTCGCGATCAGCCGCCGACTGCCATCTGTCGATCGTGACGTAGCGCGCAGGGTTGTCGTGGTCGCTCAGGAGATCGGTTCCCTCGTAGCCTGCGCCCTTGGCGAAAAGCCTCACCCAGTCACCGCCAGTTCCGTAGGCCCGCTCGAACGCGGGCCGTTGGTTTTCGGGGACTTCGAATTCCCAGATGATCACCTGCATTTACGACTTCCCGTGACGATCAGATGGCCCACCCGCCACTCGAATCAACATGAGTACAGTGGTTGCGCTCATGCCGGCAAAGAGCCCGATCCAGATCCCCGTGACCCCCATTTCGCGGACCTCGCACAGCCACAGTCCGACGGGTACTCCTATGATCCAGTAGCCCGCAAGCGTAAAGGCCATCGGTGCGCGAGTGTCCTTCCGCCCGCGCAGAAGGCCGGCAGCCACGGCGCCGGGGTTCACGATGAAATGCACCGTGCCGAGCGAGAGGAGCAGCCCGGCCGCAAGTCCGGCGGCTGCGCGGCCCGCGGACGTCATGTCGAAGAAGCCGTCGGCAAGAGGTGGCGCGAGAGATGAAATCAACAGGAAAAGGAAGGCACCGGCCCCGAGCGAGAGAGCAAACGACGCCTGCGTGACCGAACGGCGGAGTGCCGGGTCGCTAGCAGCTTCGGCGCGCGCCATCCGGACCATCGCCGCCTGAAGAAGCGCGGTTGGAACGGCATAGGCCAATCCTGCCACGCGCAGTGTCAAGGTATGTGCCGCGACATCCGCGGCTCCGAGCCTTGCCGCGTAAAGCGTGGCGGCAAGGAAGACGCCAAGTTCGGTGACCATGGCGATCCCGATCGGAAGGCCGACGCGAAGCACGGGCCACACGTCGTGCCAGCCGATCGCGGGGGCACGGCGTGCTGCCGCCGGTAACGGCGCCGTGCGGCGAGCAATCACGATCAGGGCGGTGAGCGTCGCCAGCGCCACGACAAAGGACGAGATGCCCGCCCCGGTCGGGCCGACGGCAGGGATCGGCCCCCATCCCATCATGAAGATAAGGTTTCCGAGCGCGTTGAGCGGCAGCATCGCCGCCGTCACCTTGAGGAACACCCGGGGCCGCTCCGCAGCGGTCAGCAGAGTGCGGTAGAGCATGATACCCAGCATCGGAACGAGCGTCAGCGCCATGGCCCGGGTGTAGCCGCGCCCCTCGGCTAGGAGTTCCGGATCAAGGCCGAGCCGGCCGAGCCAGCCAGGCGCCGTCCACACGATGGGAACGACGATCGCCACCAGCAGGGCTGCCACGGCCTGCCCTGTCCTCTCGAGCCGGGCCCGGCCTGCGGCGTCGGCCTTCACCACCGCGGCGGTGTAGAAGGGCGCGAGGCCGCCGATCGTTCCGGCACCGAGATAGAAGAGGATGGAGTAGAAGTCACTGCCGATGGCGACGGCGGCCAGCGCTTCGGACCCGAAGGCAGCGGAGACCATGAGTGTATCGGTCACGCTCATGCCCATGTTGACGAGCGCGATCAGCATGATCGGTATGGCCAGACGCACCAGCGCGCGAGCCTCTCCGGCAAGCGGGCCGGGTTGCGTGCGAAGTGTGGGTCCAGGATTTTCGGAAACGGACATTTGGACTCTCCAGGCAAGGTCGGAGCAACGGCGGCTGCCGGGCTCTCGTGCTGGAATGTCCTTATTGGGGTTGCGATTTTCGGGTCAGTGCCAAGTGTGCCGCGTCCGGTCCATTCCTGCCATCGGGGGCCGATGCCGGCTTGTCGCGCGCAAATTCCGGTATCTGGAATCGTCGTCGATAGGCGCCCGGTGCCATGCCGGTCGTCCGCTTGAACAGCCGTCGGAAAAAGGCAGGGTCCTCGTACCCGACACGCCAGCTGATCTCCTCAACCGAGTCCTCGGTGCGTTCAAGTCGGCGCTTGGCATCCTCGATTCTCAGGCGCTGGACGTAGGCGATCGGGGTCAGTCCGGTGGCCGCAGCAAACCGGCGCTTGAAGGTGCGCTCGGCGAGCCGCGAACGGCGGATCATCTCATCGACCGGACTGCCGACCGAGAAACTCTTCTGGAGCCAGGATTGCGCCCCAGCGATCTCGGCATCGCCGTGGTCGGTCGGGGCCTCGAAGATCATGTAGGGTGCAAGTCCATCCTGGTGCCATTGCAGTGCGAAGCTGCGCGCCACGTCCTGCGCTACGGTCGCGCCGACATGATGGGCGATCAGATAAAGCACCAGGTCGTGCCAAGTGTTCGACGCGCCGGAGCTCACGAGTTCCTCATGGCGTCCTGAAATTACGAGCACCCGCTCGGGATGGATGATGACCCCGGGGTATAACCCGGAGAAGATCCGGGCATATCCGAAATGCACGGTCGCATCTCGACCGTCGAAAAGCCCCGTTTCCGCCAGTAGGAACACGCCGGAACAGGCGGAGCAGATGCGCGCACCGCTCGCGTGCATCCGCGTTACCCAGTCCGTCAGCTTCGGATAGCGGCCAAGCTGCCAGCCCGAGGACGACAGCAGGATCGACGGGACTATGACGATCTCGCATTCCGCGATCTCGTCCACGCCAGCCTGGACCTCGACCGGTACACCGCTTGCAAGCATCAACGGGCCAGCGCTTTCGCCCACGATCCGGACATCGAAGGAGCGCTGGCCGGGTCTGGTCAGGCCCATCATCGCTGCGCCATTCAGCACGTCGTAGAGTCCCGCGAGCGTCGAGATGACGGCGTCCGGCAGGGCGACTATGGAAACCCGAAGCGGCTCAGCACCCGATCCTGACATTGGTGAGATTCCAGCGAATGAGAGTGTCCGCGGCTGCCATTTGGCAGAAACCGACCGTTCCCGGGCGCGCGCGGCTCTGTCGTTGAGCTTATCCCAAATGCATTCTCGGCACCATTCCCAACTCAACAATGGAAAGAAAAATGCTGGACATTCAATCTATCGACGCAGAACGGCTCGAAATCTTCGTCGGAAAGGCAATGAGTGACCTCACCGCTGGCTAC
The nucleotide sequence above comes from Pseudosulfitobacter pseudonitzschiae. Encoded proteins:
- a CDS encoding GlxA family transcriptional regulator, whose amino-acid sequence is MSGSGAEPLRVSIVALPDAVISTLAGLYDVLNGAAMMGLTRPGQRSFDVRIVGESAGPLMLASGVPVEVQAGVDEIAECEIVIVPSILLSSSGWQLGRYPKLTDWVTRMHASGARICSACSGVFLLAETGLFDGRDATVHFGYARIFSGLYPGVIIHPERVLVISGRHEELVSSGASNTWHDLVLYLIAHHVGATVAQDVARSFALQWHQDGLAPYMIFEAPTDHGDAEIAGAQSWLQKSFSVGSPVDEMIRRSRLAERTFKRRFAAATGLTPIAYVQRLRIEDAKRRLERTEDSVEEISWRVGYEDPAFFRRLFKRTTGMAPGAYRRRFQIPEFARDKPASAPDGRNGPDAAHLALTRKSQPQ
- a CDS encoding MATE family efflux transporter, which codes for MSVSENPGPTLRTQPGPLAGEARALVRLAIPIMLIALVNMGMSVTDTLMVSAAFGSEALAAVAIGSDFYSILFYLGAGTIGGLAPFYTAAVVKADAAGRARLERTGQAVAALLVAIVVPIVWTAPGWLGRLGLDPELLAEGRGYTRAMALTLVPMLGIMLYRTLLTAAERPRVFLKVTAAMLPLNALGNLIFMMGWGPIPAVGPTGAGISSFVVALATLTALIVIARRTAPLPAAARRAPAIGWHDVWPVLRVGLPIGIAMVTELGVFLAATLYAARLGAADVAAHTLTLRVAGLAYAVPTALLQAAMVRMARAEAASDPALRRSVTQASFALSLGAGAFLFLLISSLAPPLADGFFDMTSAGRAAAGLAAGLLLSLGTVHFIVNPGAVAAGLLRGRKDTRAPMAFTLAGYWIIGVPVGLWLCEVREMGVTGIWIGLFAGMSATTVLMLIRVAGGPSDRHGKS
- a CDS encoding antibiotic biosynthesis monooxygenase family protein; the protein is MQVIIWEFEVPENQRPAFERAYGTGGDWVRLFAKGAGYEGTDLLSDHDNPARYVTIDRWQSAADRDRFMADLRESYRALDKRCEAFTTSEKWIGSFSPAESGG